In Drosophila ananassae strain 14024-0371.13 chromosome 3R, ASM1763931v2, whole genome shotgun sequence, the DNA window AATCCTCTTTGGGCCGCGAGAAGAATTGGAAGGACAAGGTAATATAACTTTTCTTATTGCTGTGAACATGGTTtttaaataatcaaaaattcaGACGGAACGATATGTCGACAACCAATTGGATAAAGCGGAAAGCTTGTTGACCAGGAAAGGCAAGAAAGTAGCCAAGTGGTACACAAAATTAATTGGCGACGAAGAAGGACCGAAAGTAAACGATCTGCACATATTTTTGGCTTCATTTTTCGGTGGTGTTGCCCTAGGCATTGCCACTGGTTAAGTTAATTATGtgcacaaaatatttaaacaccATATGGTTATTATGAACAAATCTCATGAAATAAAAAAGTCGAAAAACAATCAAATGGTTTTTAagaacttttatttattaaataacttAATTCTACTTATGATACAGTCCATTCTTTGAAAATGCATAGCTGGATATAAATGTGTAAGCTTACATTTCTGTATTGCCTGATTTAAAATGACCATCGTGCCAAGTCTTTAGACGGTTCGAAATATCTGTAAAGGTTGGACGTTTTACTGATTGTTCATGCCAACACTCGATCATAAGGGAGTAAACTGCAGTTGGGCAGTTATCTGGAGCCGATAGCAATTGGCGAGACCGAATGAGATTTATTACTTCTTGATTACTGTATCCGTAGTACGGCTGAAAGTATTGCCAATGTCGAActaatgtttttaattaaaaagcaaTCAATTTACCTGCATGCCGTAGCTGTAAATTTCCCATAGAACCACTCCAAATGACCAAACATCACTCTCTGTGGTAAACTTTCCATACAGTATAGACTCTGAGGGCATCCACCGTACAGGTAAGAGTGATTTGGATTGAACCCTatgattaaaaaatgttatattacACTTTCTTTGAAACACCTGGTAGTATGCATCTTACCGATAGTAGTCTGAGCTGTAAATATCTCTGGACAGTCCAAAATCGGAGATTTTTACAATCAATCCTTCATTTACCAAGCAGTTACGAGCCGCCAGATCCCGATGAACGTAATGATGTGCAGAAAGATACTGCATTCCTTCGCTGATCTGCAAGGCAATTTGCAGGAACTCCAGTTGCGTTAGTGATTTGCCTTCGGTGGGTGAGTTGGAGATGAGGAACTCGTGTAAATCGCCATTGGCCATGTATTCAAAAAGCATGCAGTAGGGTTCCTTGTTCAAGACAACTCCAAGAATGCACACTATATTCTGATGCTTGAGGTCGGATATAAGTTCGATTTCGCGCTTAAAGTCTTGTTGGGTCTTCACAGAAGCGTTTTCCTTTAAAGCTTTTATGGCAACAGTTATTGTCGTTTTGTTGGGTTGCTGTAGCTGTCCCTTGTATACTTTTCCTAAATTGCTAaagttatttaaaatattgtcaTGGTATTTATAATGCTACGAACCAAACGCTCCTTCGCCCAGCTCTTCCAAAAATTCCACATCTTGCAGAGTAAAGTGAGAAATTCTTAAAAGCGTATTCCGTTCTATGAGCTTGGAGTTCAATGCAACGTGCTCTGGTAGATTTCCCAAATTTGATCTTCCAGCATCTTGCGagttcagttgtgagttgccgtatatgtttttgtcagcACTAGGTGTATTGATCTGGAAATAATACATTAGTCTTTCAAGTTATACCTTTTGACTTTATGATGTAAACTTACATTATGAATATTTCGCATTCCGTAGTGCATTATAGTTCGCCTTTTAAAGAGTATTATTGCAAATATTATAATGAAAACGAAGATAGTTGCACCTGTCGTTCCCACGATAGCAATCCAAATTTTATCTGCACATTTGGGGATATCACAGAGCTCAATTATTCGCTCATGGGAAGAATCTACAAAGCACCAGGGACTGCCTTCAACACTGCCTGGGTTTCTGaaagtaaaatatattaattaaataaatagtttcaaaactattaataaGGTGACCGTTACCTGCAATAATTTTGACCAATAAGTTCGGGGAAGTCAGAAATTTCCTTCATCAACCAGGACCATCGTAAGCAGGGTTTTCCGGACGCCGACACATTTGTTACGCCCCTGTAGCTCGAACCATCCTCCCAGTAGCAGTTCTCAGTTTTATCAACCTCTATAGTTATACCCAAAGATAGGCAGTCCTTGTGCTGCGGCAACTTTTGGCAATCCTCCACTCCCACAATCCCAATGACAGGATGCCTCTTGGCAATGGCATATTCCTTTTGGCAAAGTTCGTTTTCCAAAAGTTCACATTCTTCGCGGCAAATGCGTTTAAGGTTTTCAGACTCTCTGGTGGGTGGATATTTACTGGAAATATCTGTACTGAACACATCCTCGTATATGGTGGATTTCTTTTTGAATATGTTTATGCTCTTGATATCCTTTGATTTCGTTCTCTTTCGTCGTATCGTGAAGTTGGAGTGCTTAAACGGTTTGGCATTTGTGGCTACGTTGGcaaaatacaataaattcgTTCGTTCTGGAGTTCGGCAGATGGGCATTGAACTGAAACACAAACTCGGCAAAGCATACATGCGACAATTGGCATTCATATCCCTGGAAGAACTCAGTTAATATATGAATTAATGGAATGAGATTTAAAAGGACATACTTTGATTCCTTAATTACTCCATAGGCGGCTTTCAGGCGCTCCTCCAAGTCGTTCATAGTAAGATTCGGTGACACAAAGACGTGGGCGTTGCTCAGAACGTCTCGACAAATAGTGCCATTGTATAAATGACAAATTCCTGATGATTGCTGAaacctttaaaagaaaattggtttattaaaatgtgtttttctaataaatataattgtcccaaaataaaaattgaactattatttaaaaattaacatAGTAAAAGGGTACATTTTCGCTAAAATCAGCTGGTACTCAATGAAACTTCTTATGGAAAAATAAGATGTGCTTTTTTCCGACTTAAAATACCTACCCATATATTCCAGAGTCCATATTATTGGCCCTCACATCCTTAATTTTTAGTACAAGGATTAGCGACAAGCTAACCAGAAATACTGAATAGTTATTATTCATTTTGGAGAAATTCCCCTTAGCGGtatgaaaattgttgttaTTTCAAAACTCTAATTGACATGTCGTCTCTTAGgagaatatttttgtatttgttctTTCGcgaaaactcggcaaggcataCCAAATTTCATCCCTTTGAGCAGGAATTGGGGTTGTTTCTCCATAGCGATGAATCGATAGGTTTTTTCCAcgtttatttataattttaataatattaatcctaaaatatttatttatattttaagctgggtttatattttaaactttcatACTTGTTAAGTGAGAAttcttttggattttttttacttatgtTGGGATTTTAACTTTGCCACTCCAATGTGTGCCAAttgatattatattttaagttaaaaatacgTTTAAAATGTTAGACCCCCAGGGAAATATTATAAAGTTCTAGCCATTTAATTATCTATTTAAAAGTAAGACCCGTCTAATTAGTTTCAGAGTTTAAGGAGATTTTCTTtggtctttattttttgtatactCTCGTTTTAAAGAGCTTTTCTTCTCCTATTTTCAAGAAGAACATTGTTATTAATGTAAATATGTTTAATATCAACAAAGTatttagtaaaaacaaaaaaataacatttacttTTTGACCAAGCATTCCAAATTCTTTCATTCAGCGGTACTCTCAACATTTTCGTCGGAAACAAAGCCAACGATGCTGAAGGCGGACTGCTCGCTTATCCAGAACAATCCAACGATCAATGCTTCAAGGATGCCAATCACAGCTCCAGCGCAAATATCCAATATGTAGTGGCGTTGCAGGATGAGTCTCGAGATGGCTACGCTGACGGCCCATGCTGTTACTGGCATCATAAATATGAAGTGTACGGGATACAGCTTCGTGAAGAACAGAAGCACGAAGAAGGCTCTGGACGCATGGCCTGACGGGAAACTGAACTTGTCAGGGCCGATTGTAAGCATATCCTTGCTTGCCACCGGCCTTCTTCGCCTCACCAGCGCTTTCAGCACGGCCACGATAACAACATCGAGTATTAGTCCAAAAAGCATGTTTACTTGCATTTGATACAAGTTCTTGGAGCTGAACAGCCAAATGAACGCAATCCATGATGCGAACCAGGCAATTCCATCGCAGGATATCTCGAGGAACCTGCTGTGTATCCTCAAGGACTTAAAGAAAGTTGAGTTTGAGACTGCAACGACAAAGTGCTTCGAAAGCTGCACATCCTTATCCAAGAGGTACTTCAGAGCCGGTGAAGACTGAAATGGAGAATCAACTTTATTAGCTATTTGGGGAATGATTCATCAATAGCCAACCGTTTTCATGTCGATAGAATATTATTGTGACGGCGCTATTTTTATGCtaaaatacaacaaataaaaacaaagacaATTTGGCAGTATGCCCAGTTAGCGATATAAAACCTGTttgtttttggtatttttcttCCATCGTAAACAAGTTTGGCCACATTGGACACAatttttgaattataaaatattcaagCAATAGTATATAGTGCGGGGAaacattttaatataaattaataaatttggAGAGAAAATTTATCTATTTTAAACCTTTATTGGTTCTTAAAAACaact includes these proteins:
- the LOC6498560 gene encoding phospholipid phosphatase 6, with the translated sequence MKTSSPALKYLLDKDVQLSKHFVVAVSNSTFFKSLRIHSRFLEISCDGIAWFASWIAFIWLFSSKNLYQMQVNMLFGLILDVVIVAVLKALVRRRRPVASKDMLTIGPDKFSFPSGHASRAFFVLLFFTKLYPVHFIFMMPVTAWAVSVAISRLILQRHYILDICAGAVIGILEALIVGLFWISEQSAFSIVGFVSDENVESTAE
- the LOC6498561 gene encoding tyrosine-protein kinase transmembrane receptor Ror, with the protein product MNNNYSVFLVSLSLILVLKIKDVRANNMDSGIYGFQQSSGICHLYNGTICRDVLSNAHVFVSPNLTMNDLEERLKAAYGVIKESKDMNANCRMYALPSLCFSSMPICRTPERTNLLYFANVATNAKPFKHSNFTIRRKRTKSKDIKSINIFKKKSTIYEDVFSTDISSKYPPTRESENLKRICREECELLENELCQKEYAIAKRHPVIGIVGVEDCQKLPQHKDCLSLGITIEVDKTENCYWEDGSSYRGVTNVSASGKPCLRWSWLMKEISDFPELIGQNYCRNPGSVEGSPWCFVDSSHERIIELCDIPKCADKIWIAIVGTTGATIFVFIIIFAIILFKRRTIMHYGMRNIHNINTPSADKNIYGNSQLNSQDAGRSNLGNLPEHVALNSKLIERNTLLRISHFTLQDVEFLEELGEGAFGKVYKGQLQQPNKTTITVAIKALKENASVKTQQDFKREIELISDLKHQNIVCILGVVLNKEPYCMLFEYMANGDLHEFLISNSPTEGKSLTQLEFLQIALQISEGMQYLSAHHYVHRDLAARNCLVNEGLIVKISDFGLSRDIYSSDYYRVQSKSLLPVRWMPSESILYGKFTTESDVWSFGVVLWEIYSYGMQPYYGYSNQEVINLIRSRQLLSAPDNCPTAVYSLMIECWHEQSVKRPTFTDISNRLKTWHDGHFKSGNTEM